A genomic segment from Aspergillus puulaauensis MK2 DNA, chromosome 1, nearly complete sequence encodes:
- a CDS encoding E3 ubiquitin-protein ligase HEL2 (BUSCO:EOG09261MOX;~COG:O;~EggNog:ENOG410PKRG;~InterPro:IPR001841,IPR013087,IPR041888,IPR013083;~PFAM:PF13920): MSEPQPPQTPAPQSQSRGGGRRRGRGGARQFEQSENNTEGSGRTPRSRGSGPRRGGGGRGGRSGQNRSTSKPVADGVSENATGTERAKQPEEAEDDTDDGEVCFICASKVEHNSVSPCNHRTCHICALRLRALYKNKACAHCRTEASYVIFTDDPAKRYEEFRDSDYSQKDDNLGIKYEEDEIFEDTVLLLRYNCPDRDCDVACLGWPDLHRHVKTKHGKVMCDLCTRNKKVFTHEHELFTHAELRKHEKHGDDVPGALDQSGFRGHPECGFCRQRFYGDDELYAHCRDRHERCHICDRLSTSRQHQYYIDYSALESHFQTDHYLCLDKECLEKKFVVFESQMDLKAHQLESHPNGIPGRDARVDMTAFEFRTPYQPQRQRRGAGRGRDPNAESAPLSTVQPLRRDEIAYQRQMAIQSAQSVSTRSFGGQLSRDETQAVRAPPRSLGPTPSRTPPVPATPVNELENLNITSATPEDQARRLRHTAVIERASNLLGNDQSKLSEFRSRVSSYRTAGISATELIDAFFSLFDTSSSELGKLIKELAEIYEDEGKRNALLKAWNDWRAINEDYPALPGPGGSIPGMSPGTVNTSGSGGTGGRRVLRLKSSTAQSSRAAAGRSGSSSSSSTNPFPPLSSSRPTPRATATAAAWGGTAVAAPPPPQSRTYANPSSRANNTPKSSGRVNTRDAESFPSLPAAPKPNVLMAGLTRGTVRWDDRRQPPANAWASSADPGPGSSADDFPDLSAGAGKKGKGKKGKQTLFHFG; the protein is encoded by the exons ATGTCGGAGCCTCAGCCCCCCCAAACCCCCGCCCCACAAAGCCAAAGTCGCGGCGGTGGCCGTCGACGCGGCCGCGGAGGAGCTCGTCAATTCGAGCAATCGGAGAACAATACAGAGGGTTCCGGAAGAACACCGAGATCGAGGGGTAGTGGACCGCGCCGAGGCggtggaggtagaggaggcCGCAGTGGACAAAATCGCAGCACCAGCAAGCCAGTGGCAGACGGGGTTTCGGAGAATGCCACGGGCACAGAGAGAGCCAAGCAACccgaggaagcggaagacgATACCGATGATGGGGAAGTTTGCTTTATTTGCGCCTCGAAAGTTGAGCATAACTCAGTGTCTCCGTGCAATCACCGCACCTGCCATATTTGCGCTTTGAGATTGCGCGCTCTGTACAAGAATAAAGCCTGCGCACATTGTCGC ACGGAAGCTAGTTACGTTATATTTACAGATGATCCCGCGAAGCGCTACGAAGAGTTCCGGGATAGTGACTATTCCCAGAAAGATGACAACCTTGGTATCAAgtacgaagaagatgaaattTTTGAGGATACAGTCCTATTACTCCGTTACAACTGCCCGGACCGGGACTGTGATGTGGCTTGCTTGGGCTGGCCTGACTTACACCGTCACGTCAAGACCAAGCATGGCAAGGTGATGTG CGATTTATGTACTCGAAATAAGAAAGTATTCACCCATGAGCACGAGCTCTTTACGCATGCCGAGCTTCGCAAGCATGAAAagcatggcgatgatgttcCGGGGGCTCTCGACCAGAGCGGTTTTAGGGGCCATCCCGAGTGTGGGTTTTGTCGCCAGAGGTTCTATGGAGACGATGAATTATATGCCCACTGTCGTGACCGCCACGAACGATGTCACATTTGCGATAGACTCTCTACAAGCCGGCAACACCAATACTATATCGACTATAGTGCATTGGAAAGCCACTTCCAGACGGACCACTACCTCTGTCTGGACAAAGAGTGCTTAGAAAAGAAGTTCGTGGTTTTCGAGTCACAAATGGATCTTAAAGCTCATCAACTGGAAAGCCATCCAAATGGGATTCCAGGACGAGATGCCCGCGTGGACATGACCGCCTTCGAATTCAGAACACCCTATCAGCCTCAAAGACAACGCCGTGGTGCCGGCCGCGGACGAGACCCGAACGCAGAATCCGCTCCTCTATCAACTGTGCAACCACTGCGAAGAGATGAGATTGCGTACCAACGACAGATGGCAATTCAAAGCGCACAGTCAGTTTCAACACGAAGCTTTGGTGGGCAGCTATCTCGCGACGAAACACAGGCTGTGCGTGCCCCTCCACGCTCCCTAGGTCCTACCCCCAGTCGAACACCGCCTGTGCCTGCGACACCGGTGAATGAGCTCGAGAATCTTAATATCACATCAGCCACGCCAGAGGACCAAGCGCGTCGTCTGCGGCACACGGCTGTCATCGAGCGAGCTTCCAACCTCCTTGGAAATGACCAGAGTAAGCTCAGTGAATTCCGCTCCCGAGTATCTAGCTACCGCACTGCTGGAATCTCCGCAACCGAACTCATCGATgccttcttctctctgtttgacacctccagctccgaaCTCGGTAAACTCATCAAAGAGCTTGCAGAGATTTACGAGGATGAGGGCAAACGGAATGCGCTGCTTAAAGCTTGGAATGACTGGCGTGCAATCAACGAGGACTACCCTGCCCTTCCAGGACCAGGGGGTAGCATCCCGGGCATGTCTCCCGGTACCGTGAATACAAGTGGCAGTGGTGGCACCGGTGGCAGGCGTGTACTTCGTTTGAAATCTTCAACTGCGCAATCTTCTCGCGCTGCCGCCGGCAGGAGCGgatcatcctcttcgtcatctACTAaccctttccctcctctttcttcctcacGTCCCACACCTCGCGCCACCgctactgctgctgcatgggGTGGCACTGCAGTCGCtgcacctccacctcctcagtCACGAACGTACGCAAATCCATCTTCTCGCGCAAACAATACACCCAAATCTTCGGGTCGCGTCAATACCCGTGATGCAGAATCATTCCCATCTCTGCCTGCCGCCCCTAAGCCTAATGTCCTCATGGCTGGTCTGACACGTGGGACCGTCCGCTGGGACGATCGCCGTCAACCGCCGGCAAATGCTTGGGCTTCATCAGCAGACCCCGGACCCGGTTCCTCCGCAGATGACTTCCCGGATCTCTCAGCTGGCGCagggaagaagggcaagggtAAGAAGGGAAAACAAACACTTTTCCATTTCGGATAA
- a CDS encoding SWIB/MDM2 domain protein (COG:K;~EggNog:ENOG410PNS5;~InterPro:IPR014876,IPR036885,IPR019835,IPR003121;~PFAM:PF02201,PF08766;~go_function: GO:0005515 - protein binding [Evidence IEA]), whose protein sequence is MSLSPGTRDEYIPIIDSILSKSDLNTISEKRIRKGLQDEVGYDLTPQKVAVKQLIMERFDIFAEKKGIGAENGDEQDPDSATPVEPSSPSQSSTAQKRQADSIDSDDRSSKTPPPKKQKPKHDIDADALYAAKLQAEENMRARSTRGAGTRKGPPTKKKRTTTKTSKKVKAEDDSDIGSGSEAGKKVNRSGGFHKPLNLSPALSALLGGETMLSRPQAVKKLWAYIHENELQDPSDKRQIRCDDAMRAVFKQDRIHMFTMTKILSQNLYSPDE, encoded by the exons ATGTCGC TCTCCCCAGGTACTCGCGATGAGTACATTCCAATCATTGATTCGATTTTGTCAAAAAGCGATCTAAATACGATCTCAGAGAAGCGCATTCGCAAAGGTCTCCAGGATGAAGTCGGCTATGACCTTACCCCGCAGAAG GTTGCCGTCAAGCAGCTCATCATGGAAAGATTCGACATCTTTgccgagaagaagggcatAGGTGCAGAAAATGGCGATGAACAAGACCCTGATTCCGCGACGCCTGTGgaaccctcctccccctctcaaTCTTCGACTGCACAGAAACGTCAGGCAGATAGCATTGATTCTGATGATCGCTCGAGCAAAACTCCTCCgcccaagaagcagaagccgaaGCATGATATCGACGCGGATGCGCTTTATGCCGCGAAGCTGCAAGCCGAGGAGAATATGCGAGCTCGCAGTACACGAGGCGCCGGCACGCGTAAAGGGCCACcgacaaagaagaagagaacaacCACAAAGACGTCGAAGAAGGTTAAAGCAGAGGACGATTCAGATATTGGCTCTGGCTCGGAGGCTGGAAAGAAAGTGAACCGTTCAGGAGGATTTCAC AAACCTCTCAATCTTTCACCAGCACTTTCGGCATTGCTTGGTGGTGAGACGATG CTTTCGCGGCCCCAGGCTGTGAAGAAACTCTGGGCGTATATTCACGAGAACGAACTTCAGGACCCCAGCGATAAACGCCAGATTCGTTGTGACGATGCTATGCGCGCTGTCTTTAAACAAGACCGTATACACATGTTCACGATGACGAAGATCCTCAGCCAAAACCTATACAGCCCCGACGAATAG
- the EifCb gene encoding translation initiation factor eIF3 core subunit b (BUSCO:EOG09260K24;~COG:J;~EggNog:ENOG410PGHS;~InterPro:IPR000504,IPR013979,IPR035979,IPR012677, IPR015943,IPR011400,IPR034363;~PFAM:PF08662,PF00076;~go_component: GO:0005852 - eukaryotic translation initiation factor 3 complex [Evidence IEA];~go_function: GO:0003676 - nucleic acid binding [Evidence IEA];~go_function: GO:0003723 - RNA binding [Evidence IEA];~go_function: GO:0003743 - translation initiation factor activity [Evidence IEA];~go_function: GO:0005515 - protein binding [Evidence IEA];~go_function: GO:0031369 - translation initiation factor binding [Evidence IEA];~go_process: GO:0006413 - translational initiation [Evidence IEA]) encodes MAPSFDTLSEQDLHEEEEEEVDFSDLKAQYEVKLEEGLDTFVVIDGLPVVPEENRQKLIKFLLRKLNAVGHTSEDAVFMPINEKNMSEGFAFVEYETPEQAVAAVKQLHGTPLDKKHTLLANKLMDIERYGREGRIDEEYKPPTIEPFTEKDHLRSWIGDANARDQFALYRGDKVGVFWNNKSNPPDNVVDRAHWTQLFVQWSPKGTYLASVHPQGVQLWGGPTFAKQKQFPHPFVQLIEFSPGENYVTTWSARPIQVEEGNPILTYEEDGKNIIVWDIVTGKPLRSFVSHDLDGPESEAQPKKKVQWPAFKWSADEKYVARMLQGQSISIYELPRMNLLGKTSVKIDGVMDFEWSPATVSRDSIKQYEQLLCFWTPEIGSNPARVALMSVPSKEIVRTRNLFNVSDVKLHWQSQGNFVCVKVDRHSKSKKSMATNLEIFRIREKGVPVEVVDNLKDTVINFSWEPNGGRFVAITTGDAGAGASPKTSVSFFAPEKKGVQAGNFKLVRTIEKKTSNAIYWSPKGRFVVVATVHSQSSFDLDFWDMDFEGEKNENEKDLAANLQLMNTVDHYGVTDIDWDPTGRYVVSSASVWTHSMENGFNLHTFSGETLAENPTDKFKQFIWRPRPATLLSKEEQKQVRKNLREYSKEFEEEDKYAVDIANTAVVENRKRILNEWAAWIRREKELLAEEKDAYGLPDNADEPNIAKDAPAVTEDKGETVVEEIVEEIVEESEEIIG; translated from the exons ATGGCACCCAGCTTCGATACTTTGTCCGAGCAGGACCTCcacgaagaggaggaagaggaggttgacTTCTCCG aTCTTAAGGCGCAGTATGAAGTGAAACttgaggagggtttggacaCATTTGTCGTCATCGACGGACTCCCAGTTGTGCCGGAAGAAAACAGACAGAAACTCATTAAATTCTTGTTGAGGAAACTCAACGCCGTTGGCCACACCTCCGAAGATGCCGTCTTTATGCCCATCAACGAGAAGAACATGTCCGAAGG ATTTGCCTTCGTCGAATACGAAACCCCCGAACAAgccgtcgccgccgtcaAGCAACTGCACGGAACTCCCCTTGATAAAAAGCACACCCTCCTCGCGAACAAGTTGATGGATATTGAGCGCTATGGCCGAGAAGGACGTATCGACGAGGAATACAAGCCTCCGACTATCGAACCATTCACAGAAAAGGACCACCTACGCTCGTGGATCGGAGATGCCAATGCTCGTGACCAGTTCGCTCTCTATCGCGGCGACAAGGTTGGAGTTTTCTGGAACAACAAGAGCAACCCACCGGACAACGTCGTGGATCGTGCTCACTGGACACAGCTTTTCGTCCAGTGGTCTCCTAAGGGTACTTACCTCGCATCTGTTCACCCACAGGGTGTGCAATTGTGGGGTGGCCCTACTTTCGCCAAACAAAAGCAATTCCCTCATCCATTCGTCCAACTGATTGAGTTCTCGCCTGGCGAGAACTACGTGACTACCTGGTCTGCCCGGCCCATCCAGGTTGAAGAGGGCAACCCTATCCTGACTTACGAGGAGGACGGAAAGAACATCATTGTCTGGGACATCGTTACTGGCAAGCCCCTACGGTCGTTTGTTTCACATGATCTGGATGGCCCGGAGAGCGAAGCgcagccgaagaagaaggttcaATGGCCAGCTTTCAAATGGTCTGCCGATGAGAAATATGTCGCCAGAATGCTCCAAGGCCAGTCAATTTCTATTTACGAACTCCCGCGGATGAACTTGCTCGGTAAGACGTCCGTAAAGATTGACGGAGTCATGGATTTCGAGTGGTCGCCCGCGACAGTCAGCCGTGATAGTATCAAGCAATATGAGCAgcttctctgcttctggACTCCCGAAATTGGCAGCAACCCTGCTCGAGTTGCTCTTATGAGCGTTCCCTCGAAAGAGATTGTCCGAACCCGTAATCTCTTCAACGTGTCGGATGTGAAGCTGCACTGGCAATCCCAGGGTAACTTCGTTTGCGTGAAGGTGGACCGCCACTCCAAGTCTAAGAAGTCTATGGCCACCAACCTCGAAATTTTCCGGATACGAGAAAAGGGTGTCCCCGTCGAAGTTGTGGACAATCTCAAAGACACCGTGATCAATTTTTCTTGGGAACCCAACGGTGGTCGTTTCGTTGCCATCACGACCGGCGATGCTGGAGCCGGTGCTTCTCCCAAGACCTCCGTCTCATTCTTCGCTCCGGAAAAGAAGGGTGTGCAGGCTGGCAACTTCAAGCTTGTTCGAACCATTGAGAAGAAGACCAGCAATGCTATTTACTGGTCTCCTAAGGGCCGTTTCGTCGTTGTTGCCACTGTCCACTCTCAATCAAGCTTTGACCTTGACTTCTGGGACATGGATTtcgagggcgagaagaacgagaacgagaaggaCCTTGCAGCTAACCTACAGTTAATGAATACGGTCGATCATTATGGTGTTACAGACATTGACTGGGACCCCACGGGTCGTTACGTCGTCAGCAGTGCTAGTGTGTGGACTCACTCG ATGGAAAACGGCTTTAACCTTCACACTTTCTCCGGAGAGACCCTCGCCGAGAACCCCACCGATAAGTTCAAACAATTCATTTGGCGTCCTCGCCCCGCCACGCTTCTCAGCaaggaggagcagaagcaAGTACGGAAGAACCTCCGCGAATACTCCAAGGAattcgaagaggaagacaagtACGCCGTCGATATTGCCAACACCGCTGTTGTCGAAAACCGCAAGCGTATTCTCAACGAGTGGGCTGCCTGGATTCGtcgggagaaggagctgcttgccgaggagaaggatgcaTATGGTCTACCCGACAACGCGGACGAACCCAATATTGCCAAGGATGCGCCGGCCGTCACAGAAGACAAGGGCGAGACAGTGGTCGAGGAAATTGTGGAAGAGATTGTggaggaaagcgaagagATTATTGGTTGA
- a CDS encoding putative extracellular SCP domain protein Pry1 (COG:S;~EggNog:ENOG410PMWK;~InterPro:IPR014044,IPR001283,IPR034120,IPR018244, IPR035940;~PFAM:PF00188;~SECRETED:SignalP(1-37);~TransMembrane:1 (i20-38o);~go_component: GO:0005576 - extracellular region [Evidence IEA]), which translates to MRIPTLPDHHHHHHVPGLQLVLYSLLITLLLPISTSAFETTIIVTITATATATTTTTTTTTNPQIPQDRSYTSASQFKSSTLSTTNAYRTAHNASSLVWNETLASFANQWAKTCLWKHSGGPYGENLAFGYTNASGAIQAWGEEASMYNFNKPTGFSEETGHFTQLVWKGTREVGCAAVDCGLTDPDGDGEKKWSRAQGWYVVCEYMPGGNVVGANDDLEYFRTNVQEGSEDVDVDTDSDSDSESSGDDDGPMWSGDGGGLLRLSSKGIGWWIGIVVYMFNSI; encoded by the exons ATGCGAATACCGACACTCCCagaccatcaccaccaccaccatgtCCCAGGACTCCAACTCGTCCTCTACTCTCTACTAATAACACTACTCCTACCGATTTCCACATCTGCCTTCGAAACAACCATCATCGTTACTATcacagccacagcaacagccaccacaaccaccacaaccaccacaacaaaTCCCCAGATCCCACAAGACCGCTCTTACACGTCGGCCTCCCAATTCAAATCCTCCACCCTCTCAACCACAAACGCCTACCGCACCGCACACAACGCATCGAGTCTCGTCTGGAACGAGACACTAGCGAGCTTCGCAAACCAGTGGGCCAAGACATGTTTATGGAAACATTCT GGCGGTCCCTACGGCGAAAACTTAGCATTCGGGTACACGAATGCCTCTGGCGCGATACAAGCGTGGGGGGAAGAAGCCTCGATGTACAACTTCAATAAGCCGACCGGGTTTAGCGAGGAGACGGGTCACTTTACACAGCTCGTTTGGAAGGGGACGAGGGAGGTGGGCTGTGCTGCTGTGGATTGTGGGTTGACGGATCCGGATGGCGACGGGGAGAAGAAATGGAGCAGAGCGCAGGGATGGTATGTTGTTTGTGAGTATATGCCTGGGGGGAACGTTGTCGGAGCGAATGACGACCTTGAGTACTTTCGGACGAATGTGCAGGAGGGCAgtgaagatgttgatgttgatactGATTCGGACTCTGACTCCGAGTCTTctggggatgatgatggtccGATGTGGAgtggggatggtggaggtttACTGAGGTTGAGTAGCAAGGGGATTGGGTGGTGGATTGGCATTGTGGTGTACATGTTTAATTCCATATAG
- the RCY1 gene encoding exocyst complex component Sec10 family protein (BUSCO:EOG09260NXJ;~COG:U;~EggNog:ENOG410PGCX;~InterPro:IPR001810,IPR036047,IPR009976;~PFAM:PF07393,PF00646,PF12937;~go_component: GO:0005737 - cytoplasm [Evidence IEA];~go_function: GO:0005515 - protein binding [Evidence IEA];~go_process: GO:0006887 - exocytosis [Evidence IEA]): MPKARNGPGTGGKPRRDVLASLKMASMEEISRASLPAEIMSSILDYLPPVDLVRAARASKLLREMAYDDSRWVQRLKRIGCWDEAEARKNAEEKFGTIANRESVEIEESAAIKQASSQPTIEVTAVSDGFDQINLSTPATEAVVDLDVDPVLGALKLAKSIRGEARQEYGKIHAALSPFYDDIATLGPSADNLVFQKYTDPQQQAQILFQLQDFAKCDTTDGSENRHEHLRTAVSTFETAALKEFRHGYETDDIDDRMKKYAHVLHTLNGGSSACDLFIHHNHIVTKKAELGRVSDCIDVSTQKVKLEHTQVFFTRTSVAFNEEVSVINRAFPPSLQAASPFIEKVGRDVLYPFLTAIFDELHRSNIESYLIAVSGTYAQCMNFLDTLLPIQSSLNTFDELLHQAIAQIYEPHMDLYLAEELDFFRKGSEAAVGEWDRQLSEQAASTESFLLSNVNRQADKRDFLTSFKKVIMAPVNILPGFSSTKTNEQKSNRDSVVGDGASTPKTNRLSTISSPGTPPVMEAPTTELAAKAAIMKSKMEGIRSLFSIEIALGLVHAAKSSLERAAQFTMIGGETGMAVKQQCEAIFVALLRILGHDHLIKGFNKAVDHLSDYRPREQGDRDQSGVEPLVTFLELVNVGDLILQMIDVFYEQELIGSNLTDRNDFLDPAVKEKKKFEQNLDERVAAGLNKGIDVLMEEVDYILATRQLATDFNPGVSTDPNRKTMDVNVTEAAAAVVDVVSSHTRMLIGSTDKSTLDVFNQEVGLRLFTALCKHLKRQRISIEGSLKLISDMNHYFKFIQTLKNNELLIYFKAFRELSQIYLIDPADSKELAALIADAGRFSGIWRVEEVYEFAERRADWFQIKRDVERAMYGIGCNVM, translated from the exons ATGCCGAAAGCGAGGAACGGGCCAGGCACAGGCGGGAAACCTCGTCGCGATGTGTTGGCGTCGCTCAAAATGGCCTCTATGGAGGAGATCTCCAGGGCCTCCCTCCCCGCAG aaataatgTCTTCGATACTCGATTACCTTCCTCCCGTCGACCTTGTCCGAGCGGCCCGGGCGTCGAAGCTCCTGCGCGAGATGGCGTACGACGATTCACGATGGGTACAGAGACTCAAAAGAATAGGCTGTTGGGATGAAGCAGAGGCTCGCAAAAATGCGGAGGAGAAGTTTGGGACAATTGCCAACAGAGAAAGtgttgagattgaagaatCAGCGGCCATCAAGCAAGCGTCAAGCCAACCGACGATCGAGGTGACGGCGGTTTCAGACGGTTTTGATCAGATCAACCTGTCTACCCCCGCAACCGAAGCTGTCGTTGATCTAGATGTCGATCCGGTTCTTGGGGCGCTGAAACTAGCCAAGTCGATTCGAGGGGAAGCTAGGCAAGAGTATGGAAAGATACATGCGGCACTATCACCATTCTACGATGACATTGCCACTCTTGGGCCTTCTGCGGATAATCTTGTCTTTCAAAAATACACGGATCCGCAACAACAAGCGCAAATATTATTTCAATTGCAGGATTTTGCCAAGTGCGATACGACTGACGGTAGCGAAAATCGACATGAGCATCTGCGAACCGCTGTCTCGACGTTCGAAACTGCTGCACTGAAGGAGTTCAGGCACGGCTACGAAACTGATGATATCGACGACAGAATGAAGAAATACGCCCACGTTCTGCATACGTTAAATGGCGGGTCCTCTGCTTGTGACCTCTTTATCCATCATAATCACATAGTCACAAAAAAGGCTGAGCTTGGTAGAGTCAGTGATTGTATAGATGTGTCAACCCAAAAAGTGAAACTTGAGCACACGCAGGTGTTCTTCACACGGACAAGTGTGGCTTTCAATGAAGAAGTCTCGGTCATCAACCGCGCCTTCCCACCATCCTTACAAGCAGCCTCCCCGTTTATCGAGAAGGTAGGCCGCGATGTGCTTTACCCATTTTTGACAGCGATATTTGATGAATTGCATCGCTCGAATATCGAGTCGTACCTTATTGCGGTTTCAGGTACTTATGCACAGTGCATGAATTTTCTGGATACTCTATTGCCGATTCAAAGttctttaaatacttttGACGAACTCTTGCATCAGGCTATTGCGCAGATATACGAGCCGCACATGGATTTGTACTTGGCAGAAGAGCTAGACTTCTTTAGAAAAGGCTCGGAGGCTGCTGTAGGGGAGTGGGATAGACAACTGTCCGAACAAGCTGCATCGACTGAATCATTTCTCTTGTCCAACGTCAACAGACAAGCTGATAAGCGAGACTTCTTGACGTCTTTTAAAAAAGTGATCATGGCACCGGTAAACATCCTTCCAGGATTCTCATCGACGAAGACAAATGAACAAAAATCGAATCGTGACTCcgtggttggtgatggtgcttCCACTCCGAAAACCAATCGACTTTCCACCATCTCTTCACCTGGCACCCCTCCAGTGATGGAAGCCCCAACCACTGAACTTGCAGCGAAAGCGGCCATTATGAAATCAAAGATGGAGGGTATCCGATCTTTATTCAGTATCGAAATCGCGTTAGGGCTGGTCCACGCGGCAAAATCAAGCCTTGAGCGCGCGGCGCAGTTTACGATGATTGGAGGTGAGACAGGTATGGCAGTCAAACAACAGTGTGAAGCAATTTTTGTTGCTTTGTTGCGCATTCTCGGACACGACCATCTTATCAAAGGGTTTAACAAGGCAGTCGATCATCTCTCTGACTATCGGCCTCGTGAGCAAGGCGATCGTGACCAATCTGGCGTCGAGCCTTTAGTAACGTTCCTCGAGTTGGTGAACGTTGGAGATCTCATTCTCCAAATGATTGATGTCTTCTATGAGCAGGAGCTGATCGGGTCTAACCTTACTGATCGTAATGATTTCCTGGACCCGGCGgtgaaagagaagaagaagttcgagCAAAATCTTGACGAACGTGTTGCGGCTGGGTTGAACAAAGGAATTGACGTCCTTATGGAGGAAGTCGACTACATCCTTGCAACCAGGCAGCTTGCAACCGACTTCAATCCGGGCGTCTCCACCGATCCCAACCGGAAAACGATGGATGTAAACGTTACTGAAGCTGCAGCTGCCGTGGTCGATGTTGTTTCATCACATACGCGAATGCTCATTGGAAGCACAGACAAGAGTACGCTTGATGTCTTCAATCAGGAGGTTGGCCTACGTCTCTTCACGGCCCTCTGTAAACATCTGAAGCGCCAGAGGATCAGCATTGAGGGATCCCTGAAGCTAATCAG TGACATGAACCATTACTTCAAGTTCATCCAGACCCTCAAAAACAACGAGTTGCTCATTTATTTCAAGGCATTCCGAGAGCTATCACAGATCTATCTGATTGACCCCGCAGACTCTAAGGAATTAGCCGCACTAATAGCCGATGCAGGCCGATTCTCTGGAATTTGGCGGGTCGAGGAGGTGTATGAGTTCGCGGAGAGACGGGCAGATTGGTTCCAGATCAAGCGAGATGTTGAGCGGGCCATGTACGGAATTGGATGCAATGTTATGTAA